From the genome of Oryza glaberrima chromosome 1, OglaRS2, whole genome shotgun sequence:
CTGCAGCATGATAGTGCAAATACAGGAATAGTGTACAAGGTTGCAAACCTTTTTTTTGCTTGCCGTTTCCTATCCATTCTTTTGGGTCAGAATATTATTGTAAGCTTCAAGATTATTTATTATAATAatgttattaattattaatagcAAACTACCTATTTCAATAGTCCAGATGGTATAGTGCTGACTGATGCACGAGTCCAGTAAACACTCAATCTCATTGTTCTGTATTTGTATTCAGTTACTGTACTTCTGTTGTTCCATATGCCAGGTTGAGGTGGAAATTGACTCACAAAAGCAAGATCGGGAGCATGTCTCAACTTTGTCTATTGAAGCAACATTATATGACAATTATGGACCTGCTGATGTTTTAACTTCTGATATGTCTGCTGCTAGTGTGGCCAATTTGAAGTTGAAGCCAGCTTCAAGACCAAAACACTGTTATGGTTTTCATGGTTATGTTCTTGGTGGAAAAGTAGAAAATCCAAAACTTTGGTCTAGTGAACATGTAAGAGATCTAATACAAGGGAAAtatcattaatttttatttcaatcGTACTGTTTGAAACTGTCTTATAACTATATTTTCTTTCCAACAGCCCAACTTATACACTCTTGTTGTTGTCCTTAAAGATTCCAACGGGAAGCTCATTGAGTGTGAATCATGCCAAGTAGGAATCCGTAATGTCGTCCTGGCACACAAGCAGATGCTTGTCAATGGATGTCCTGTTGTAATAAGAGGTGTCAACAGACATGAGCATCATCCACGTGTTGGAAAGACAAATTTAGAAGCTTGCATGATTAAGGTAGCTCTCTTCTGTCAACTGTCATATCTGAAGACATTTCGTATTACTATCTCTTTGGCTCGGTTTTCTTCTCCCAGGCTGTTTTCAGGTAttaactatttatttatttgtgacAGGATCTGGTTTTGATGAGACAAAACAACATTAATGCTGTTAGAAACAGCCATTATCCCCAACATCCAAGGTGGTATGAGCTATGTGACATTTTTGGACTTTATGTAATTGATGAAGCCAACATCGAGACGCATGGCTTTGATGAATCTAGCCATTTCAAACATCCTACACTTGAACCCTTCTGGGCAAGTGCTATGCTTGATCGTGTTGTTGGTATGGTGGAGAGAGACAAgaatcatgcatgcattataGTATGGTCCTTGGGAAATGAATCTTCGTATGGACCAAATCACTCAGCCATGTCTGGTATAATATTCTTCACTGTGATAGTTCAGTTAATGATATTTTTTGACGCATCTAAGAGATCACATTCTTGTAGGCTGGATTCGTGGAAAGGACCCGACAAGGCCCATCCATTATGAAGGAGGTGGTTCTAGAACATCCTCCACTGATATTGTATGCCCAATGTACATGCGTGTCTGGGATATTCTTAAGATCGCACAAGACCCTTCTGAAAATAGGCCCCTCATTCTTTGCGAGTATGTTCAATGCAGCCTCACATGTTAACTTGTTCCCCTTTTTTGTATTAAAATTCCAGAAATGTTAAAGaaaattttctattttgttttcaaGATATTCACATGCTATGGGAAACAGTAATGGAAATATTGATGCATATTGGATGGCCATAGACAACACTGTTGGACTCCAAGGTGGTTTTATATGGGACTGGGTCGATCAGGTTACAAACAACTTTCACTTCTTAAGCCCCTTTTATTTGCATTTTAGCATGCCATCCCCTGGAATTTCTGTTTGCATGTTTATTGTTTAAGACTGCAAGGGATCCATATGCGAGGTTTCCTAGGTGGAGCGGTAAATCAAGTTATGGCCTGGTTCTTTGATTCTTTGTTTATTCGATAAAATAGATACATGGCCGTAAAAGTTAACTTTCTTTGTCTTCTGCTACATAGAGGTTGCATTTGCATAAGACTTTTATCATAGCATAAGTCAATGTCAAGGCTGTCAAGCTAATATAGAACAATGGTACACAAAAGTGAAGTGCCAAAAAAATTGACCGTTGACTTCTACCTGTTTATAAATGCTGTAAGCTACTTTCACAATATTATTCCAATGTTCATTTCAGGGTTTACTAAAGGAAGATGCTGATGGATCTAAAAACTGGGCATATGGTGGCGACTTTGGAGACACTCCAAATGACTTGAATTTTTGTCTTAATGGCATTGTATGGCCTGATCGGACAATTCACCCAGCTGTGCATGGTAACTCGAAATACAatgtttattttgttaatatatgTTGTGAACATAAGATCCCTATTTCCTATCTCTAGATGTGATACTAATTACTGAATTGACTCTGGTTTTGCAGAAGTTAAATATTTATACCAGCCTATCAAAATAACAATGATGGATAACATGCTTAAGGTAACTCTGGTTGCCATTTATTGAGCTGTTTTCTTGCATACGTAGTTGATCTAAATGATTTATTATTATCATGCAGATTGAAAACGTACATTTTTTTGAGACAACAGAAGCTTTGGACTTCAGTTGGCTACTTCAAGGAGATGGCTGTGCTTTGGGCTCTGGTTCACTTAATGTCCCATCCATAGCACCACAGAGTACTCATCTGATCAATATGGAGTCATCACCTTGGTTTACTATTTGGAGTACTTGTGCcgtaaaagaaatatttttgtcCATTAACGTGAAATTGAGGTACCAAACACAATGGGCCAAAGATGGCCATATCTTGGCTTCAGCACAAATTTGTTTACCTCCGAAAAAAGGCTTTGTCCCTCATGTACGTTCTTCAACCTCATTTTGGTTGCTACTTCTTCTGAATTGTCTTATTCTTCCAGCTAACTACCATTTTCAGGCGATAGCACTGTCCAGGAGCTCTTTGGTTTCGGAACGTGTTGGTGATCATGTACTCATCAGCAAAAGTAATGCCTGGCAAATCAAAGTAAACAGTATTTCAGGAACAATCGATAGTTGGAAGGTGAGACTAAAATGGATGGGTTTCCTTTGCTTTATTGTTCTGTTTGCATATTTGTTTGCTCATCTTTGATCTAGGAAGTAATACCTTTTTGATCTAAGCAATTTTTCTTTGCAATCTAACGAACTGTTTTCCCTTTTATGGTTTGGTTTAATCCGCAATAGCTACATTTGTCTGAATTCCAAAATTGTTGATGTACTAGTTTTCTGTTTGAACTGAAAGTAACTGCAGACGAGCTTTCCCATCGGCAGTTTCTGCGGAGTCTTGTTACTCTGTCAAACTTAGCCAAGTTTTGAAATTTGCTCCAGACTGTTTATATACACTGTCAGTTTTAATTTCCTTATCAAAATCTGGAACTCATTATACTTCCTCTGAACCGTAGGTCAACAACATTGAGCTTATGAGCAAGGGAATACACCCATGCTTTTGGCGAACACCAACTGACAACGACAAGGGAGGCTTCTACACCAAGCCCTATGCTTCAAGATGGAGAGAAGCTTCTCTCGACAACATCTCGTTCTACAGCAGCCAGTTTTCTCTGAAGGAATTGCCAGACCAAACCGTCGAGATCTCCACCATCTACTACGGTCTTCCTGGGAATCAACCAAAGCCTGATGAAACCTCTCTCTCAGACGAATCCGAGTCCGTCCTCTTCCGGGTGCAGATGCGCGGCCGGATCTACGACTCCGGCGACGTGATCCTGGACTACGAGGTGAGCCCCAAGAACGAcctgcctcctcttcctcgcgtCGGCATCGTGTTCAACGCCGACAAGTCCCTGAGCCGTGCCAAATGGTACGGGAGGGGGCCATTCGAGTGCTACCCGGACCGGAAGGCCGCCGCGCACATCGGCGTGTACGAGAGCGGCGTCGACGACCTGCACGTGCCGTACATTGTCCCCGGCGAGTGCGGCGGCCGGGCCGACGTCCGGTGGGTGGCGCTCCAGGACGCCGACGGATTCGGCCTCTTCGCGTCGGCCTACGGCGAGTCGCCGCCGATGCAGGTGAGCGCCAGCTACTACGGCGCTGTGGAGCTCGACCGGGCGACGCATAACCACAAGCTCGTCAAGGGAGACGACATCGAGGTGGGTTCGCATTTGCATTGTGTTTGGATAAACGAAAGCTTTATCGAACTCAACTTAATTACATTATAGATGATGGTAGAATTGCACTGATAACAACTTTTGATTGTGATTTGGCGATGATTTCAGAGAGAAATTGGGTTTGTGTTGCAGGTGCATCTTGATCACAAGCACATGGGGCTGGGAGGGGACGACAGCTGGTCGCCGTGCGTGCACGAGCAGTacctgctgccgccggcgagataCGCCTTCTCGGTGAGGCTGTGCCCGttgctgccgtcgtcgtcgtgccaTGACATCTACCATTCTCAGCTACCTTGTTGATCCATCTGAGATGGGCAAGTGAGGCAATAAAGCAGAGACGTCTATATGCTCCTGTAAACTACCGGCTGCAATGGCCAGGTTGTTTGTCGACTGTGAAATAAGCGAGCGAGCTTGATGCTATTCCTCAATCTTGACTAGAGTGTCAGTGTCTCCTATAGATGGCAATGGGGACCATGACCCCGATACCCGATGGGTTTTTTACTCTATTATAAGCTAATTATGTTCTAACTCTTATACCTATGGGTCTATTGATGGGCGAAAATTCTTACCTATTGGGTACGTGGGTATGGCTATGTTCTTTACCCACTAACCTGTGGGTGAAAAATCCTGTAGATTAAGCCTAAAACTATGAATAACATAAATCCTAACTACTATTAAATCATAGCATAAAACTCTTTTCACATCTTAAACATTGTTCTAGTCTAgttatatgaaattattatttgatttcttAATTATGTAATGTGGTTGTAGAATTTTTTACTCGTCTTTGAACACTAATGTTAATAGCATTGTtgccagagaaaaaaaatattcatgatTTGCAGTTCAAATATAGCTAATtacaatataaaataaatgCTACAAGTCAATTATATGGGTATAGGTACCCATTGGGTACTCGTTACCCGCACGGACTGTGGGtatggggacgattttgtaccCGCGAAGGGTGTTGGTATTTAAATGGGAACATTTAGCCATTGCGGGTGTAGGTATGGGGCAAGGGAaccgttgccatctctagtGTCTCCTAACCTCATCATGTCTCTTGAATCCATTAAGCTCAATGATAAGAGTGAAATTCCTcataaaaggaagaaaaaaaaccatacgAGATGGTAGAATCGGgggatttgaaaaaaaaaacctactccctcctaaaatataaatatttttagaataataacaaatcaaacattttttactttgattattaatagtaaaaaataaaaaaagatcaatcatataaactgatgtaacttttataatatgtaatatttttatttaaaatatcttactaTTATATAGATATTATCGGTCAAAATAGTATCCCGTAGACGATATCGAAATTCAACAAAAACTTATAAGAGTTCGTTATCATTGATGGCGACCCAAAACAGGGGTAATTTGGAAAGTAGTATTAGGATTGGATTCCTAGTAACCGTTGGATAGCCACGTGTGCGGCCACGATCCGGTGGTATATTTCGGAAGATACCTCCCCTCTTTTCGCTTTCTTTTGTGTTAGGCTCCCTCACACGGCGAGGGACTCcccggacgaggcggcggcggcggcggagctccggcgaacACACACGGCTTCATCCACGGCGGCCGCCCCGACTCCGTCTCCTCTGCTTCTCCCACAGCTCCGGCGACAATCCAGAAACTCCACTCCCTTGAgagcgagcgccgccgcgccgccgccggtgattgCTTCCGCCTGCAGCCTCGTCGAAATCGTAGGCTGTGGATTCAGTAAGCTGGATTCAatctcatttcatttttttttgtcaaccaAACCGCTCCTGATTTCTCTTCTTATCTGAAGCCATGCCATGACACTGACACgtttggttggtttggtttggtttggtttggtttggttgtaTTCTGATTGTTtcaggaagagagaggagagagagaagttCGAACAGAGCAGGTCACGTGGAGCGCCATGTCCACCCGGagcgccttcctcgccgccggcgttgccatcgccgccgccatcttcctcctccgccctgCTTCCGACCTGTCGAGTACGCGCGCTACTCATCTCTGCTACTCGCTTCCACTCTTACACGAACGCATCTGTCACGGTGAACTGAACTA
Proteins encoded in this window:
- the LOC127776722 gene encoding uncharacterized protein LOC127776722, producing MAVASASALFSAKNLPHKPWEDPSFFRWRKREAHVPLRSHDTPEGALKYWHERRNVNYLNSDSAVWNDDAVRGALESAAFWSKGLPYVQTLSGYWKFLLASSPESVPEKFYDAYFNDSDWEALPVPSNWQMHGFDRPIYTNVTYPFTMNPPFVPNDNPTGCYRTVFRIPKEWKGRRILLHFEAVDSAFFAWVNGVPVGYSQDSRLPAEFEITDFCHPCDSEKENVLAVQVMRWSDGSYLEDQDHWWVSGIHRDVLLVSKPQIFITDYFFKATLDEGFRVADIEVEVEIDSQKQDREHVSTLSIEATLYDNYGPADVLTSDMSAASVANLKLKPASRPKHCYGFHGYVLGGKVENPKLWSSEHPNLYTLVVVLKDSNGKLIECESCQVGIRNVVLAHKQMLVNGCPVVIRGVNRHEHHPRVGKTNLEACMIKDLVLMRQNNINAVRNSHYPQHPRWYELCDIFGLYVIDEANIETHGFDESSHFKHPTLEPFWASAMLDRVVGMVERDKNHACIIVWSLGNESSYGPNHSAMSGWIRGKDPTRPIHYEGGGSRTSSTDIVCPMYMRVWDILKIAQDPSENRPLILCEYSHAMGNSNGNIDAYWMAIDNTVGLQGGFIWDWVDQGLLKEDADGSKNWAYGGDFGDTPNDLNFCLNGIVWPDRTIHPAVHEVKYLYQPIKITMMDNMLKIENVHFFETTEALDFSWLLQGDGCALGSGSLNVPSIAPQSTHLINMESSPWFTIWSTCAVKEIFLSINVKLRYQTQWAKDGHILASAQICLPPKKGFVPHAIALSRSSLVSERVGDHVLISKSNAWQIKVNSISGTIDSWKVNNIELMSKGIHPCFWRTPTDNDKGGFYTKPYASRWREASLDNISFYSSQFSLKELPDQTVEISTIYYGLPGNQPKPDETSLSDESESVLFRVQMRGRIYDSGDVILDYEVSPKNDLPPLPRVGIVFNADKSLSRAKWYGRGPFECYPDRKAAAHIGVYESGVDDLHVPYIVPGECGGRADVRWVALQDADGFGLFASAYGESPPMQVSASYYGAVELDRATHNHKLVKGDDIEVHLDHKHMGLGGDDSWSPCVHEQYLLPPARYAFSVRLCPLLPSSSCHDIYHSQLPC